A region of the Roseiflexus sp. RS-1 genome:
GCCCTCCGGGACACGCAGGCCGGCGGCGGTGCAATACCGTCGCGCACTCAGGACGTTGCACCGGAAGGCGTGGCAATCTTCCATGTGTGCATCCGCATACACGAAACAATTGCACCTGCGTGGATCTGGCCATCGAGAGGAGGGAGAAGGTGATACGCTCTTCGCTGACCGGCAAAGTGACGCTTGCGGCGATGATCATCGTGGCGCTGATCATCGGCGCGGTTGCAGGAACGTCGTGGGTCGTCAACGGGATCCGCCACTCCATCGAGCACCTCGCCGATCATACGATCAAGCGCATGACACACGCCGATGCAGCCAGCAACTACCTGTCGCGCGCATTCGCCGAAGCGTATGCCGCTGGCGCCTCTGGTTCCCGCGCCAAAATAGCCGTTGCTCGCTTGTATCTTGCTGCTGCTCGTAATGAATTGAGTCGCCTGTCAGATCCTGAGACCCACGATATTGCAGACGAGATCCTTGTTGAGCAGGAGATTATTGTACAACACTATATACGTCTGGCGTATGAAGCGGAAACGACGCTCCTTTCTCTGGAAAACGCTATCATCGAGAACGATCAGGAAGCGATCTCCGGATACAATGCAGCCATGATCGCACTGGTAATCCAGAGCGGACAACTGGCTGACGCCATGTCTTCTCTTGGACTGAAAGAATTCCGTGAGACCGAAGAGATGTTGCGTTCTGAGATAAGAACAGCACATCTGGTGTTGAGCAGCGCCAGCGTCGTATTGGTGCTCACCGCAGTCATGGCGCTCTTCCTGCTGCGCCGGCATATCGTTCACCCGATCGAACAACTGGCAGAGGCAGCGCATACGATGAGCGAACGGCGCAGTGTGGCGCCGCTGCGGATCACGAGCCGCGACGAAATCGGGCGCCTGCAACGCGCGTTCAACGAGATGACTGAGGCGCTGGCTCAGCAGACCAGGCGCCTGGAGGAGCAGATCACCATTTCTGAAGCCGCACGCGCCGAG
Encoded here:
- a CDS encoding HAMP domain-containing protein; this encodes MIRSSLTGKVTLAAMIIVALIIGAVAGTSWVVNGIRHSIEHLADHTIKRMTHADAASNYLSRAFAEAYAAGASGSRAKIAVARLYLAAARNELSRLSDPETHDIADEILVEQEIIVQHYIRLAYEAETTLLSLENAIIENDQEAISGYNAAMIALVIQSGQLADAMSSLGLKEFRETEEMLRSEIRTAHLVLSSASVVLVLTAVMALFLLRRHIVHPIEQLAEAAHTMSERRSVAPLRITSRDEIGRLQRAFNEMTEALAQQTRRLEEQITISEAARAEAETARMHLQEQLATIEEQREVIRSMSVPLLPLTHTSAVVPLIGAIDSARLAILSNRVLQSVADRRFRYILFDITGVPLVDEEVARGLLSIVRALRLLGAEAVLVGIRPEVAQALAPHGNALAEVTTYSTLEQGMMKVLNGHAR